In the genome of Fusobacterium perfoetens, one region contains:
- a CDS encoding AAA family ATPase, with product MDNQISTYVKAKRPILYINHYDYKEIDKMIEEGAKEVNISKIFEYRSIGEVDFKTKKVLEEEKVNLFKFLNKNYSLGLFEKVFLVLKDIDNELENPEVLAMIKKIAEIDVYNLDYNLTIIIVSQNIQVPKELENYISIVEIPILDKDEIEEYIKEVANERKIKVNQDDLGEIAISLKGLSKWYITQILNMMDIISTSNIQKIIKEKGQIIKKSGILELIDFKEKISDIGGLENLKEWLENKAKIFRRLDEAKKFGVDTPKGLMLVGMPGCGKSLTAKVASRMFNVPLLRLDIGRLLGKYVGESEHNLRMALKMSESISPCILWIDEIEKAFAGIDQSGGASDITKRLFGQFLTWLQEKENTVFVVATANDISSFPPEFLRKGRFDEIFYVDFPNKDEREEIFRIHLEKRGKYNEELIDLGKLASLTDGFCGADIEEAVKISVENLFLSDNADKIMYTNDIIFGIKKTDSMKSTIEKKITELQKAYEIFKLKSASLKEGEKKKSDVFKDMILVRGGKYKPSFTNVEKKVSDLYVGKYLISQFNWENIMKNNPSDYLERKNPVENISWIESLEFCNKLSEKYGLKPVYKIEDNNLVKIIYKDGKEVTPKIANFKQTEGYRLPTEVEWEWFARGGEVAIQENSFDTKYAGSDNIDEVAWYKENSKFKTHTIGTKRPNELGIYDCSGNLWEWCYDFAGEVSFDSKRILRGGAWNTKDCQIKMRFSIQESEKNDIIGLRIVRNA from the coding sequence ATGGATAATCAAATATCAACTTATGTAAAAGCTAAAAGACCAATTTTATATATCAATCATTATGATTATAAAGAGATTGATAAAATGATAGAAGAAGGAGCTAAAGAAGTAAATATTTCAAAAATTTTTGAATATCGTTCTATTGGAGAGGTAGATTTTAAAACTAAAAAAGTTTTAGAAGAAGAAAAAGTAAATCTATTTAAATTTTTAAATAAAAATTATAGCTTAGGATTATTTGAGAAAGTATTTTTAGTTTTAAAAGATATAGATAATGAATTAGAAAATCCAGAAGTTTTAGCAATGATTAAAAAAATAGCTGAAATAGACGTTTATAATTTAGATTATAATTTAACTATAATAATAGTTTCACAAAATATCCAAGTTCCAAAAGAGTTAGAAAACTATATAAGTATTGTAGAAATACCAATATTAGATAAAGATGAAATTGAAGAATACATAAAAGAGGTAGCCAATGAAAGAAAAATAAAAGTAAATCAAGATGATTTGGGAGAGATAGCTATTTCTTTAAAAGGTTTATCAAAATGGTATATAACTCAAATTCTTAATATGATGGATATAATTTCAACTTCTAATATTCAAAAAATCATAAAAGAGAAAGGTCAAATTATAAAAAAATCAGGGATATTAGAGCTTATAGACTTCAAAGAAAAAATTTCAGATATAGGTGGACTTGAAAATCTAAAAGAGTGGCTAGAAAATAAAGCAAAAATTTTCCGTAGACTTGATGAAGCAAAAAAATTTGGTGTAGATACTCCAAAGGGATTGATGCTTGTAGGAATGCCCGGTTGTGGAAAATCATTAACTGCAAAAGTAGCCTCAAGAATGTTTAATGTGCCACTTTTAAGACTTGATATAGGAAGACTTCTTGGAAAATATGTTGGAGAGTCAGAACATAATTTAAGAATGGCTCTTAAGATGTCAGAATCAATAAGTCCTTGTATTTTATGGATAGACGAGATAGAAAAAGCTTTTGCTGGAATAGACCAATCAGGAGGAGCTAGTGATATTACAAAAAGATTGTTTGGACAATTTTTAACTTGGTTACAAGAAAAAGAAAATACAGTTTTTGTAGTAGCAACAGCTAATGATATTTCTTCATTTCCGCCAGAGTTTTTAAGGAAAGGAAGATTTGATGAAATATTTTATGTGGATTTTCCAAATAAAGATGAAAGAGAAGAGATATTTAGAATCCATCTTGAAAAACGTGGAAAATATAATGAAGAATTAATTGATTTAGGAAAATTAGCAAGTCTCACAGATGGATTTTGTGGAGCTGATATAGAAGAGGCTGTTAAAATTTCCGTAGAAAATTTATTTTTAAGTGATAATGCAGATAAAATAATGTATACTAATGACATTATTTTTGGAATTAAAAAAACAGATTCTATGAAAAGCACAATAGAGAAAAAAATAACAGAATTACAAAAAGCTTATGAAATATTTAAACTAAAATCAGCCTCATTAAAAGAAGGTGAAAAGAAAAAAAGTGATGTATTTAAAGATATGATATTAGTTCGTGGTGGAAAATATAAGCCAAGCTTTACAAATGTAGAGAAGAAAGTAAGCGATTTATATGTTGGAAAATATTTAATATCACAATTTAATTGGGAAAATATAATGAAAAATAATCCAAGCGATTATTTGGAAAGGAAAAATCCAGTAGAAAACATCAGTTGGATAGAATCGTTAGAATTTTGTAATAAATTAAGTGAAAAATATGGATTAAAACCTGTTTATAAAATAGAGGATAATAATTTAGTAAAAATAATTTATAAAGATGGAAAAGAGGTTACTCCTAAAATAGCAAACTTTAAACAAACAGAAGGATACAGACTTCCAACAGAAGTAGAATGGGAATGGTTTGCTCGTGGTGGAGAAGTAGCCATTCAAGAAAATAGTTTTGATACAAAGTATGCAGGAAGTGACAATATAGATGAGGTTGCTTGGTATAAAGAAAACTCTAAATTTAAAACACATACTATAGGAACTAAAAGACCAAATGAATTAGGGATATATGATTGTAGCGGTAATTTATGGGAATGGTGCTATGATTTTGCCGGAGAAGTATCTTTTGATAGCAAAAGAATATTGAGAGGAGGAGCTTGGAATACAAAAGATTGTCAAATAAAGATGAGATTTTCCATTCAAGAAAGTGAAAAAAATGATATTATAGGACTTCGTATAGTAAGAAATGCATAA
- the aspS gene encoding aspartate--tRNA ligase, with amino-acid sequence MIYRDHNLGELRKNNIGETVILSGWVATKRDLGGLTFVDLRDREGITQIVFDIDVASKEVVETAQKLKTESVIRVEGVVKERFSVNKNIPTGEIEVFATDIKVLNSCEPLPFQMTDEGLSENIRLKYRYLDLRREQMIRNLKKRHRMIMSIRNYMDQKGFLDVDTPLLTKSTPEGARDFLVPSRTNAGQFYALPQSPQLFKQLLMISGVEKYFQIAKCFRDEDLRADRQPEFTQLDIEMSFVELNDVITEIEGLAKKVFSEVTGETADYEFPRMEWIDAMDRFGSDKPDTRFGVELKDISEIAKNCGFKAFASTVADGGVVRAIVAPNVADKFSRKILDDYQEYVKRYFGAKGLAYIKLTKDGINSPIAKFLSEDEMKAIIEKTEANQGDVILIVADKLKVVRAALGALRLRVGKELNLYNKNEFKFLWVVHFPMFEYDEEEGRYKAEHHPFTSIMEEDMPRFFDGDMTIRTNTYDLVLNGNEIGGGSIRIHNPQVQKKVFEKLGLSQEQAREKFGFFVDAFKYGAPPHGGLAFGIDRWLMVMLGENSIRDVIPFPKTNKGQCLMTEAPNVVEQEQLDELFIKSTYEEEEK; translated from the coding sequence ATGATATACAGAGATCATAATTTAGGAGAACTTAGAAAAAATAATATTGGAGAAACAGTTATTTTATCTGGTTGGGTTGCTACAAAAAGAGACCTTGGAGGACTTACTTTCGTAGACCTAAGAGACAGAGAAGGAATAACTCAAATAGTTTTTGATATTGATGTGGCTTCAAAAGAAGTTGTTGAAACTGCTCAAAAATTAAAAACTGAATCAGTTATAAGAGTAGAGGGAGTTGTTAAAGAAAGATTTAGCGTTAATAAAAATATCCCTACTGGAGAAATAGAAGTATTTGCAACTGATATAAAAGTATTAAACTCTTGTGAACCACTTCCTTTCCAAATGACAGATGAAGGACTTAGTGAAAATATAAGACTTAAATACAGATACTTAGATTTAAGAAGAGAACAAATGATAAGAAACCTTAAAAAAAGACATAGAATGATAATGTCTATAAGAAACTATATGGACCAAAAAGGATTCTTAGATGTAGATACTCCACTTTTAACAAAATCTACTCCAGAAGGAGCAAGAGATTTCTTAGTTCCAAGCAGAACTAATGCTGGACAATTCTACGCTCTACCTCAATCACCACAACTTTTCAAACAACTTTTAATGATATCTGGTGTTGAGAAATATTTCCAAATCGCTAAATGTTTTAGAGATGAAGATTTAAGAGCTGACAGACAACCAGAATTTACTCAACTTGACATTGAAATGTCTTTCGTTGAATTAAATGATGTTATAACAGAGATAGAAGGACTTGCTAAAAAAGTTTTCTCAGAAGTTACTGGAGAAACTGCTGACTATGAATTTCCAAGAATGGAATGGATAGATGCTATGGATAGATTTGGTTCTGACAAACCTGATACAAGATTTGGAGTAGAATTAAAAGATATCAGTGAAATAGCTAAAAATTGTGGATTTAAAGCTTTCGCTTCTACTGTTGCAGATGGTGGAGTTGTAAGAGCTATCGTTGCACCAAATGTTGCTGATAAATTCTCAAGAAAAATTCTTGACGACTATCAAGAATATGTAAAAAGATATTTTGGAGCAAAAGGACTTGCTTATATAAAACTTACAAAAGATGGAATCAATTCACCAATCGCTAAATTCTTAAGCGAAGATGAAATGAAAGCTATAATAGAAAAAACAGAAGCTAACCAAGGAGATGTAATCTTAATCGTTGCTGATAAATTAAAAGTAGTTCGTGCAGCACTTGGAGCTTTAAGACTTAGAGTTGGTAAAGAATTAAATCTATACAATAAAAATGAATTCAAATTCTTATGGGTAGTTCACTTCCCAATGTTTGAATATGACGAAGAAGAAGGAAGATACAAAGCTGAACACCACCCATTCACTTCAATAATGGAGGAAGATATGCCTAGATTCTTCGATGGTGATATGACAATAAGAACAAATACTTATGACTTAGTTCTTAACGGAAATGAAATTGGTGGAGGAAGTATAAGAATACATAACCCTCAAGTTCAAAAAAAAGTTTTTGAAAAATTAGGACTTTCTCAAGAACAAGCTCGTGAAAAATTTGGATTCTTCGTTGACGCATTTAAATATGGTGCACCACCTCACGGAGGACTTGCTTTCGGAATAGACAGATGGCTTATGGTAATGCTTGGAGAAAACTCAATAAGAGATGTTATCCCATTCCCTAAAACAAATAAAGGTCAATGTCTAATGACAGAAGCACCAAATGTTGTTGAACAAGAACAACTTGATGAATTATTTATAAAATCAACTTATGAAGAAGAGGAAAAATAG
- a CDS encoding replication-associated recombination protein A, which produces MNSPTLFQNNYQDVKPLAMKLRPKSLKDFIGQEELLGEGKLLNKIIKSGDISNMILFGPPGCGKSSLGEIISNELSCNIENLNATTASLNDLREIVERAKKSIELYNKKTVLFLDEVHRFNKLQQDALLSYTESGILILIGATTENPYHNLNNALLSRCLVFEFKPLDRKNIEEILKRGERYYNKTLPENIKKIILDISKGDSRIALNYLELYFKNCDSGDTKDIEEIFSQRKASFHKEEDKYNIISAMIKSIRGSDPDSAIYWLGRLLYGGEDPRYIARRLVILASEDIGMANPDALNIATSAYFCSERVGMPEIRIILSHAVVYLAISSKSNSCYNGINQVLEDIKNGDLQEVPVHISDRALGYKYPHDYEGNFVKQPYRNNNKKYYIPGNNKFENQIRDKLEKLWKK; this is translated from the coding sequence ATGAACTCCCCTACACTTTTTCAAAATAATTATCAAGATGTAAAACCTTTAGCTATGAAACTTAGACCTAAATCTCTAAAAGATTTTATTGGGCAAGAGGAACTACTTGGAGAGGGAAAACTTTTAAATAAAATTATTAAAAGTGGAGATATTAGTAATATGATTTTATTTGGTCCTCCTGGTTGTGGTAAAAGTTCTCTTGGAGAGATTATTTCAAATGAACTTAGTTGCAATATTGAAAATCTAAATGCCACTACAGCTTCTTTAAATGATTTGAGAGAGATTGTTGAAAGAGCTAAAAAATCAATAGAACTTTATAATAAAAAAACAGTTTTATTTTTAGATGAAGTTCATCGTTTTAATAAACTGCAACAAGATGCACTACTTTCTTATACTGAGTCAGGTATACTTATTTTAATTGGAGCCACTACTGAGAATCCTTACCACAATCTAAATAATGCTCTACTTTCAAGATGTCTTGTATTTGAATTTAAACCTCTTGATAGAAAAAATATTGAAGAAATTTTAAAAAGAGGAGAGAGATATTATAATAAAACTCTTCCTGAAAATATCAAAAAAATTATTTTGGATATATCAAAAGGAGATTCAAGAATTGCACTAAACTATCTTGAACTTTATTTTAAAAATTGTGATTCAGGAGATACAAAAGATATAGAGGAGATTTTTTCTCAAAGAAAAGCGTCTTTTCACAAAGAAGAAGATAAATACAATATAATCTCAGCTATGATAAAAAGCATAAGAGGAAGTGATCCTGATTCAGCTATTTATTGGCTTGGAAGGCTTTTGTATGGAGGAGAAGATCCTCGTTATATAGCTAGACGTCTTGTAATTCTTGCCAGTGAAGATATTGGAATGGCAAATCCTGATGCCTTAAATATTGCTACATCAGCATATTTTTGCTCAGAGAGAGTGGGAATGCCTGAGATAAGAATTATTCTTTCTCACGCAGTTGTATATTTAGCTATTTCAAGTAAAAGTAATTCATGCTATAATGGTATTAACCAAGTTTTAGAAGATATAAAAAATGGAGATTTACAAGAAGTCCCTGTTCATATTTCTGATAGGGCATTGGGATATAAATATCCTCACGATTATGAGGGAAACTTTGTAAAACAACCATATAGAAATAATAATAAAAAATACTATATCCCAGGAAATAATAAATTTGAAAATCAAATAAGGGATAAATTGGAAAAACTTTGGAAAAAATAA
- a CDS encoding ATP-binding protein, which yields MIKRDLYLNKIKPFIDKEIIKVLTGIRRSGKSVMLKLLMNEILSQEVSKEQIIYLNFEDLKNRSLCSFDVLHNYILKNSEKNKKTYLFLDEIQEVTSWEKCINSLRVQEDYQFDIYITGSNARLLSGELATYLAGRYVEFIIYPFSFKEFLEAISQIKPLSKAQAFNEYIKFGGMPFLHNLNFQLEPSLQYLKDVYSSIILKDITQRNNIRDIDLLEKIITYVIMNIGNTFSATSISKFFKSENRKTSPETILNYIKVCEEAFLIYKVQRNDLIGKKILSVNEKYYIADHGIREAIFENNQRDINQILENIIYIEMLRRGYEVKIGKINDLEVDFICTKYDEKIYIQVTYLLASPETIEREFSVLELIKDNFPKYVVSMDQFDMSRNGIKHYNIIDFLLGE from the coding sequence ATGATAAAAAGAGACTTGTATCTAAATAAAATTAAACCGTTTATTGATAAAGAGATTATAAAAGTTTTAACTGGAATTAGAAGAAGTGGAAAATCTGTTATGCTAAAACTTTTGATGAATGAAATTTTAAGTCAAGAAGTATCCAAAGAACAGATTATTTATCTTAATTTTGAAGATTTAAAAAATAGATCTCTTTGCTCTTTTGATGTTCTTCACAATTATATTTTAAAAAACTCAGAAAAAAATAAAAAAACTTATCTTTTTTTAGATGAGATACAGGAAGTTACCTCTTGGGAAAAATGTATAAACTCCTTAAGAGTACAAGAAGATTACCAATTTGATATTTATATCACTGGTTCAAATGCAAGACTTTTATCTGGAGAGTTAGCCACATATCTTGCTGGAAGATATGTAGAGTTTATAATTTATCCATTTTCTTTTAAGGAGTTTTTAGAGGCTATCTCTCAAATAAAACCACTTTCAAAAGCTCAAGCTTTTAATGAATATATAAAATTTGGTGGAATGCCATTTTTACACAACTTAAATTTTCAATTAGAGCCAAGTCTTCAATATTTAAAAGATGTCTATTCTTCAATTATTTTAAAAGATATTACCCAAAGAAATAATATAAGAGATATTGATTTATTAGAAAAAATCATCACTTATGTTATAATGAATATTGGAAATACTTTTTCAGCTACTTCAATATCAAAATTTTTTAAAAGTGAAAATAGAAAGACTTCTCCTGAAACAATTTTAAACTATATTAAAGTTTGTGAAGAAGCTTTCCTTATTTATAAAGTTCAAAGAAATGATTTGATTGGAAAAAAAATATTAAGTGTAAACGAAAAATATTATATAGCAGACCACGGAATAAGAGAGGCTATATTTGAAAATAATCAAAGAGATATAAATCAAATTCTTGAAAATATTATCTATATTGAGATGTTAAGAAGAGGGTATGAGGTAAAAATTGGAAAAATAAATGATTTAGAAGTTGATTTTATTTGCACAAAATATGACGAAAAAATTTATATCCAAGTTACCTATCTTTTGGCATCTCCAGAAACTATTGAAAGAGAATTTTCAGTGCTTGAGTTAATAAAAGATAATTTTCCAAAATATGTTGTTTCTATGGATCAATTTGATATGTCAAGAAATGGAATTAAGCATTATAATATAATTGATTTTTTATTGGGGGAATAA
- the secG gene encoding preprotein translocase subunit SecG — translation MESVLTVLLFIFALALIVLVLIQPDRSHGMSGSMGMGSANTVFGLSKDGGPLAKATKIVATLFIVIALFLYLYSAK, via the coding sequence ATGGAAAGCGTATTAACAGTCTTATTATTCATATTTGCTTTAGCCTTAATAGTCCTAGTCCTAATCCAACCAGATAGGAGTCACGGAATGTCTGGTAGTATGGGAATGGGAAGTGCTAATACAGTATTTGGACTTTCTAAAGATGGTGGACCACTTGCAAAAGCAACAAAAATAGTAGCTACACTTTTTATTGTAATAGCTTTATTTTTATACCTATACTCAGCGAAATAA
- a CDS encoding helix-turn-helix transcriptional regulator: MKNQRMLDIYLRLLNNKEVNRKKLAQEYEVSERSIHRDISDLRNFLISTNNLSEIVYDDKTNGYILKNEDNQKLTNSEILAVCKILLDSRAFVKSEMVGIIDKLIKQCVPKDSYLKVSKLVENEKFHYIELQHKKEFLGNLWEIGEAVQNHFKMKITYERMDKALVERTILPVGIMFSEYYFYVLAHIDGIDKEKYFENKDDVFPTIYRIDRIRSFEVLEEHFPIPYKDRFEEGEFRKRVQFMTGGKLRKIKFKYFGNSLEAVLDKVPTAQVIEEIENGYLISAEVFGKGIDKWILSQGKDIEVL, from the coding sequence ATGAAAAACCAAAGAATGTTAGATATTTATTTAAGATTATTAAATAATAAAGAGGTAAATAGAAAAAAATTAGCTCAAGAATATGAAGTAAGCGAAAGAAGTATTCATAGAGATATTAGTGATTTAAGAAATTTTTTAATTTCAACTAATAATCTTTCAGAGATAGTTTATGATGATAAAACAAATGGGTATATTTTAAAAAATGAGGATAATCAAAAATTAACGAATAGTGAGATTTTAGCTGTGTGTAAAATACTTTTAGATAGTAGAGCTTTTGTAAAATCTGAAATGGTTGGAATAATAGATAAACTTATTAAGCAATGTGTTCCAAAAGATAGTTACCTGAAAGTATCAAAGTTAGTTGAAAATGAAAAGTTTCATTATATAGAGTTACAACATAAAAAAGAGTTTTTAGGTAATCTTTGGGAGATTGGAGAGGCTGTACAAAATCATTTTAAAATGAAAATAACTTATGAAAGAATGGACAAGGCACTAGTTGAGAGAACTATTTTACCAGTGGGGATTATGTTTTCAGAATATTATTTTTATGTTCTTGCTCATATAGATGGAATTGATAAGGAAAAATATTTTGAAAATAAAGATGATGTATTTCCTACAATTTATAGAATAGATAGAATAAGAAGTTTTGAAGTTTTAGAAGAGCATTTTCCAATCCCATATAAAGATAGATTTGAAGAGGGAGAGTTTAGAAAAAGAGTTCAATTTATGACTGGTGGAAAATTAAGAAAGATAAAATTTAAGTATTTTGGAAATTCTTTAGAGGCTGTACTTGATAAAGTGCCAACAGCACAAGTAATTGAGGAGATAGAGAATGGATACTTAATTTCAGCAGAAGTCTTTGGAAAAGGTATTGATAAATGGATATTAAGTCAAGGGAAAGATATTGAAGTCTTATAA
- the hisS gene encoding histidine--tRNA ligase codes for MKLIKAVRGTKDILEGTAAKYSYIRRVAEDLFSAYGFSYIKTPIFEETDLFKRGIGEATDVVEKEMYTFLDRGERSITLRPEGTASVVRAYLENKIYAKEDVSKFYYMGSMFRYERPQAGRQREFNQVGVEVLGEHSPLLDAEIITMSYHLLEKLGITDLEVNINSIGGNETRQKYRQALIDYLTPFKDELCEDCQRRIETNPLRVLDCKVETCKKHTQDAPSIIDSLSEEERNHYEEVKKYLTIFGIPYVENSRLVRGLDYYSSTVFEIVTNKLGAQGTVLGGGRYDNLLKQLGDKEIPAFGFAAGVERIMMLMEDIPAKETDVYIAWLGENVCEFAMKLADTLRKENIKVAVDFNAKGMKSHMKKADKLNVKYTVIVGEDEMEKGVVVLKDFASRTQEELTVDQLVEKLK; via the coding sequence ATGAAATTAATTAAAGCAGTCAGAGGAACAAAAGATATTTTAGAAGGTACAGCTGCTAAATATTCTTACATCCGTAGAGTTGCCGAAGATTTATTTTCAGCGTATGGATTTTCTTACATAAAAACTCCTATTTTTGAAGAAACAGACCTTTTCAAAAGAGGAATAGGAGAGGCTACTGACGTTGTAGAAAAAGAGATGTATACTTTTCTTGACAGAGGTGAAAGAAGTATCACTCTAAGACCAGAAGGAACAGCTTCAGTTGTTAGAGCATATTTAGAAAATAAAATATACGCAAAAGAAGATGTATCAAAATTCTATTATATGGGGTCTATGTTTAGATATGAAAGACCACAAGCTGGAAGACAAAGAGAATTTAACCAAGTTGGAGTTGAAGTTCTTGGAGAACATTCTCCACTTTTAGATGCTGAGATCATCACTATGAGTTACCACTTATTAGAAAAACTTGGAATCACAGACTTAGAAGTTAATATAAACTCTATTGGTGGAAATGAAACTCGTCAAAAATATAGACAAGCTCTTATAGATTATTTAACACCATTTAAAGATGAACTATGTGAAGATTGTCAAAGAAGAATTGAAACTAATCCTTTAAGAGTTCTTGACTGTAAAGTTGAAACTTGTAAAAAACACACTCAAGATGCTCCAAGCATAATTGATTCTTTATCTGAAGAAGAAAGAAATCACTATGAAGAAGTTAAAAAATATCTAACTATATTTGGAATACCATATGTAGAAAATTCTAGACTTGTAAGAGGTCTTGACTATTACTCAAGTACAGTTTTTGAAATTGTTACTAACAAACTTGGTGCACAAGGAACTGTTCTTGGTGGTGGAAGATATGACAACCTTCTAAAACAATTAGGAGATAAAGAGATTCCTGCATTTGGTTTTGCTGCTGGTGTAGAGAGAATAATGATGCTTATGGAAGATATTCCAGCTAAAGAAACTGATGTTTATATAGCTTGGCTAGGAGAAAATGTTTGTGAATTTGCTATGAAATTAGCTGATACTCTTAGAAAAGAAAATATAAAAGTAGCTGTTGATTTTAATGCCAAAGGTATGAAAAGTCATATGAAAAAAGCTGATAAACTAAATGTTAAATACACTGTTATTGTTGGAGAAGATGAAATGGAAAAAGGAGTTGTAGTTCTTAAAGACTTCGCTTCTAGAACTCAAGAAGAATTAACAGTTGATCAATTAGTAGAGAAATTAAAATAA
- a CDS encoding PhoH family protein, with the protein MRKIFVLDTNILIHDPNSIYNFRGNDVFLPIEVIEEIDKLKGKPDTGIHARMATRVIEEIRQKGNISEGVELPDEIFFKVIVDTGKDCIPEGLRKDSTDNSVLGLTLKIKNKYPDRKVILVTKDINLRIKADAIGLEVEDYSTDRVVYDELDKGYAEIEVSKDIFDKYDKSGKIDISELGLDYAPTPNFFFIIKCGQEKTSGRVIGDKVKKFINGDINAWGARARNDEQRFAMELLMDDDVKAVTLVGKAGTGKTLLAIAAGLEQVVERKKYSKLYIARPIIPMGKDLGYLPGSEKEKLRPWMQPIFDNIELLSDFKGDKTGEKVITGLETMGLLKVEALTYIRGRSIPNGFIIIDEAQNLTPLEIKTIITRAGENTKIVFTGDPFQIDSPYLDANTNGLTYLAEKLKDEKIIGHITLVKGERSPLAEISAKLL; encoded by the coding sequence ATGAGAAAAATATTTGTTTTAGACACTAACATTTTAATTCACGATCCTAATTCTATTTACAACTTTAGAGGAAACGATGTTTTTCTTCCTATCGAAGTTATTGAAGAGATTGACAAACTAAAAGGAAAACCTGATACAGGTATTCACGCCAGAATGGCTACAAGAGTTATTGAGGAGATAAGACAAAAAGGAAATATTTCTGAGGGAGTGGAACTTCCAGATGAAATATTCTTCAAAGTTATAGTTGATACTGGTAAAGATTGTATTCCTGAGGGACTTAGAAAAGATTCAACAGATAATAGTGTCCTTGGACTTACTTTAAAAATAAAAAATAAATATCCTGATAGAAAAGTTATTTTGGTTACAAAAGATATAAATCTTAGAATTAAAGCTGACGCAATAGGTCTTGAGGTAGAAGATTATTCAACAGACAGAGTTGTTTATGATGAACTTGATAAAGGTTATGCTGAAATTGAAGTTTCAAAAGATATTTTTGATAAATATGATAAATCTGGAAAAATAGATATTTCTGAACTTGGACTTGACTATGCTCCTACTCCAAACTTTTTCTTTATTATAAAATGTGGACAAGAAAAAACATCTGGTAGAGTTATTGGAGATAAAGTTAAAAAATTTATAAATGGAGATATTAATGCTTGGGGAGCTAGAGCAAGAAATGACGAACAAAGATTTGCAATGGAACTTCTTATGGACGATGATGTAAAAGCTGTTACTTTAGTTGGAAAAGCTGGTACTGGTAAAACTTTACTTGCTATCGCAGCTGGACTTGAACAAGTGGTTGAGAGAAAAAAATATTCTAAACTATATATTGCTAGACCTATAATTCCTATGGGAAAAGATTTAGGATATTTGCCAGGTAGTGAAAAAGAAAAATTAAGACCTTGGATGCAACCGATATTTGATAACATTGAACTTTTAAGTGATTTTAAAGGGGATAAAACTGGTGAAAAAGTTATAACAGGACTTGAAACAATGGGACTTTTAAAGGTTGAGGCTTTGACATATATAAGAGGTAGAAGTATTCCTAATGGATTTATTATAATCGACGAGGCTCAAAACTTAACTCCTCTTGAAATTAAAACTATAATCACAAGAGCTGGAGAAAATACAAAGATAGTATTTACAGGAGATCCGTTCCAAATTGATAGCCCTTATCTTGATGCCAATACAAATGGTTTAACTTATTTGGCTGAAAAATTAAAAGATGAAAAAATAATTGGTCATATTACTTTGGTTAAAGGTGAACGTTCTCCACTAGCTGAAATCTCAGCTAAGTTATTATAA